One region of Citrus sinensis cultivar Valencia sweet orange chromosome 6, DVS_A1.0, whole genome shotgun sequence genomic DNA includes:
- the LOC102613344 gene encoding uncharacterized protein LOC102613344 isoform X7, with the protein MEENALQTDQSLFRVQVDVSPKQDVEMAVKVMVQPLEAICDSEFFLNIMDFLTVLKSFKSLPERVLLSLNGIEDVKARLLSKVRYLLSNRKKVIWDFSITTVTIKVPWRNMIMEECNLVLALGSLLIKSKSDQDSFASNMDEQSYILKDLLITTFAWDSTLNFQLQDLYNHFEVQLDDCEIKLVLPRYPQTVCILEKFCTSVTVASCVIPDESVLNQLEVCVIVSMLHAHFSPAIYESVVALISHLDLLQSTSEAAVLNHSSSLGSMPNQVEASVFGISVSVNLESVSLHIDLANNGENSSLLTFSVQKLDIRYSLKELHECWISMKAFKIVTYPLRGTKDSHTLASCGDCLASSSGHQQVMGFKLSDQSDNYTDRSSSAEACFHLHYEVERNVNYTSNKFSICLNDADLHCYPHVCGLMIGFFDRISCYGASSVGEFSSSSNLNDENPKTVPCFGFQRFGFSNFIETGSSEHASISLDCYPFLTICNRGHLGCLESSLLYPIPDWRQVFNLSDRKFRSSNCTSKKESEVHHGSSSKSESNMDSFPGSGKFDDANRSSIDITLCGIRVHFHDSSCTIGTVTLPSSKSSLLLYENCMDLLFSVEGLVLTSSWWPKTFHGSLWGSSLPNLPPILNLRVRKGNVGSLSSQLEVSIGIQHVSCVLPPEYLAIIIGYFSLPDWSPYLSEHNEQIYSENASSILYKFEVVDSTLTVPVEKDDNQLLKVEIQQLYCSFIDKCASNSVMMDIPPKYMVPVNKLAENNDCLNIFGRDLILSFVLLKDGGYGCFLGEQDPGNRNIILMAPVSADVWVRIPWEDKPNSEGSLASTCIMSRIQNCQIIVDDCYAYHGFDALLDVINQFSSVNDESKLFTCDVQQFLLLKRCRRENGAVSVVASDTIFIDLRFCVDSLMIKLHRLRRDSGSLKPVAKLNMQFACSASLIDEKLQSLDLNFSSLALSSMLNSVMLARCTCNSTLTVLAICLSKSDCGENEICISLPSLDFWLHFSNWFEIVDLCNSFPQKIEKVAHSNVSSRSSATAKVDPIENWATTASQSASPNSRRPTGYSVENMRQDDNFLIVRSDNLGISIHFPVWASEAAARENGVAEIQEEKPQKDSSSTDVGKHSKYIKITAHSKNSELLVGRNVKLKVFLEKTSGALGTYEETSVNSWPLFQIFQASLEAEICRNQTALVDANVYVQCDRLDAWLSHQILYFWHGVVFDFPTAGSSQLSLPTICFKVQLRKFSLLLSDGRWSCSGHLLEFLLRNIVLHTSVTKSSMEFSVASELQVKYSNIRKVSWEPFVEPWKFQITMTRKHEMTALLNSSFVTDIDLIATTQLNLNFTESLVECISRTMEMINDAWGLIGPDDHPQIQLSSRPLITGTVPGGRYTPYILQNLTSLPLIYNVYRGLIGSDEFDVLDKKDGKLVQPGDSVPIYLHETPDEQLYRYRPTYSSDRLSDKQLNSVSHHFMTVQLDGTSVPSVPISMDLVGLSYFEVDFSKASKTEEFERTGDTSKYKMNNGETATSNLSSGFVVPVVFDVSVQRYSKLIRLYSTVILSNATSTPLELRFDIPFGISPKILDPIYPGQEFPLPLHLAEGGRMRWRPMGRSCLWSEAHNVSDILSQESKIGYPRSFVCYPSHPSSDPFRCCISVQNILLTSSGSSKKVSSLHVDNSLKQSAESCGQLLHDFNYSKKRFIHQVTLNTPFVVNNYLPEAVSLTIETGGITRTALLSQAQTSFHDIDPSHDLGLEFNMYGFRTSTLKFPRAETFSTMAKFSGTKFSLSETLTLDPELFSDTLHVIVEKTMDVFSGARELFIFVPFLLYNCTGFPLIVSHSTGEKRGSGCTIPCCYDMLEQELLKGERDGLSLLSPDQDTHARAPQIDDHRSSLLKNHIVSTRKNVNPHLGKFLNKPLVSSGSSELFHEQSDGRGLEGQKDLCGAKKRSCSSSQSDLKEIDFTSNGYGRVQACMYSPLPISAASEIMVRVSRCFTGCVTQNMPNYSCSAPFPLVPRSGSTSVVVPKSLSNAAFIISVTASALAGPFAGRTRAITFQPRYVISNACSKDLCYKQKGTDFIFHLGVGQHSHLHWTDTTRYLDFCHLELLVSIRFNEPGWQWSGSFLPDHLGDTQLKLRNYVSGRLSMIRVEVQNADVSIRDEKIVGSLNGNSGTNLILLSDDDTGYMPYRIDNFSKERLRVYQQKCETFDTIIHPYTSCPYAWDEPCYPHRLTIEVPGERVVGSYVLDDLKEYVPVHLQSTAEKPERTLLLSNSAEGATKVLSIVDSSYHILKDIKSQANLRGQEQRKQEQKQEKLVNYRERFSFNIPCIGVSMINSYPQELLFACAKNITFDLLQSVDQQKLSFQISYLQIDNQLHRTPYPVILSFNHETRNNPAGHRTKDDGKKSKSEMLHLTSDISCEPVFYLSLVKWRKKDVALVSFEHISLRVADFCLELEQEVILTMLEFIKTVSPTFQKTVLPLPDSTLHPVVYDLGSAKESSIRDLNFEIMQARRDFLPGMNDPASNRSQRSSSFLPSVVPIGAPWQQIYLLARRQKKIYVELLDLSPIKFTLSFSSAPWMLRNGFPTSGESLIHRGLMALADVEGARIHLKQLTIAHQMASWESIQEILKRHYTRQFLHEMYKVFGSAGVIGNPMGFARSLGLGIRDFLSVPARSMLQSPTGLISGMALGTTSLVSNTVYALSDAATQFSNAAHKGIVAFTFDDQSVARMEKQQKGVASHSKGVINEVLEGLTGLLQSPIKEAEKHGLPGLLSGIAFGVTGLVARPAASILEVTGKTAQSIRNRSRLHRTRSQRYRVRLPRPLSRELPLAPYSWEEAIGTTVLMEVDDGLKYKDEMPEMCKALKQAGKFAVITERLLLIVSCSSLVDLGKPEFQGVAADPDWVVESEISLDSIIHADTDEGTVHIVGSSSDGLSRQNQHQSKRGSGTRTKWWNNPSTPLPLFQTNLELTSEEDAKELVHVLLDTIERGKGRGWGSGYLLHQISIR; encoded by the exons GTTTTGGCGTTGGGGTCTCTTCTGATTAAATCAAAATCTGATCAAGATTCTTTTGCTTCAAACATGGATGAACAGTCTTATATCCTGAAAGACTTATTGATTACTACTTTTGCCTGGGATTCTACATTAAACTTCCAACTTCAAGATCTATATAATCACTTTGAGGTCCAGCTAGATGATTGTGAG ATAAAGCTAGTGCTGCCTCGTTATCCTCAAACGGTCTGTATTTTGGAGAAATTCTGTACTTCGGTTACTGTGGCTTCTTGTGTTATTCCTGATGAATCAGTTCTTAATCAGTTGGAG GTTTGTGTCATTGTATCGATGCTTCATGCACACTTTTCTCCAGCAATATATGAGTCGGTTGTGGCGTTGATTTCACATCTAGATCTTTTACAATCAACAAGTGAAGCTGCAGTGCTAAATCATTCCAGTTCACTTGGTTCCATGCCTAATCAAGTTGAAGCTTCAGTATTTGGGATCTCTGTTTCTGTGAATTTGGAATCAGTCAGTTTGCACATTGACCTTGCAAATAATGGAGAAAATAGCTCTCTTCTCACTTTTTCAGTACAAAAATTAGATATCCG CTATTCTCTTAAAGAACTTCACGAGTGCTGGATCTCTATGAAAGCATTTAAGATTGTTACTTATCCTTTGAGAGGTACAAAGGACAGTCATACTTTGGCTTCGTGTGGGGATTGTTTGGCTTCCAGTTCTGGACATCAGCAAGTCATGGGTTTTAAACTCAGTGATCAAAGTGATAATTATACTGACCGAAGCTCATCCGCTGAAGCATGCTTTCATCTACATTATGAAGTTGAAAGAAATGTAAATTATACGTCTAATAAGTTCTCGATATGTTTGAATGATGCTGATCTCCACTGCTACCCACATGTATGTGGTTTGATGATTGGATTCTTTGACAGAATATCTTGTTATGGAGCATCTAGTGTAGGTGaattttcctcttcttccaATTTGAACGATGAAAATCCAAAAACAGTGCCTTGTTTTGGGTTTCAGAGGTTTGGTTTCTCAAATTTCATTGAAACTGGATCCTCTGAGCATGCGAGCATTTCTTTGGATTGCTATCCATTCCTTACCATCTGCAATCGTGGTCATCTTGGTTGCCTTGAGAGTTCTCTTCTTTATCCCATTCCTGATTGGAGGCAAGTATTCAATTTAAGTGATAGAAAATTCAGAAGTTCAAACTGCACTTCAAAGAAGGAATCTGAAGTTCATCATGGCTCATCGTCAAAGTCTGAATCCAATATGGATTCATTCCCTGGTTCAGGAAAATTTGATGATGCAAATCGATCTTCTATTGATATCACTCTATGTGGAATCAGGGTTCATTTCCATGACTCTTCATGTACTATTGGAACGGTTACGCTGCCGTCCTCTAAATCCTCACTTTTACTATATGAAAATTGTATGGATTTGTTATTTTCTGTTGAAGGTTTGGTACTCACTTCATCATGGTGGCCTAAAACTTTCCATGGGTCTCTATGGGGTTCCTCTTTACCAAACCTACCTCCGATTCTAAATTTACGAGTGAGGAAAGGAAATGTTGGATCATTGAGTTCTCAGCTTGAAGTCAGCATAGGCATTCAGCATGTTTCCTGTGTTTTGCCACCTGAATATTTGGCAATTATAATAGGTTACTTCTCATTGCCTGACTGGAGTCCGTATTTAAGTGAGCACAATGAGCAAATTTATTCAGAAAATGCAAGTTCCATTTTGTACAAGTTTGAAGTAGTGGACTCCACCTTGACTGTGCCAGTGGAAAAGGATGATAATCAGTTGCTAAAGGTTGAAATTCAACAGCTATACTGTAGTTTTATCGATAAATGTGCATCAAATAGTGTCATGATGGACATTCCTCCTAAGTACATGGTTCCAGTGAATAAACTTGCAGAAAATAATGACTGTCTAAATATATTTGGACGGGATTTGATCCTATCCTTTGTACTGCTAAAGGATGGTGGATATGGTTGTTTTTTGGGTGAGCAAGACCCTGGGAACAGAAATATTATCTTAATGGCACCAGTTAGCGCTGATGTTTGGGTGAGAATACCCTGGGAAGACAAACCCAATAGTGAAGGTTCTTtggcttcaacatgcatcatgtcAAGAATTCAAAATTGTCAAATTATTGTGGATG aTTGCTATGCATATCATGGTTTTGATGCTCTACTAGACGTCATAAATCAGTTTTCCTCAGTTAATGATGAATCCAAATTATTTACCTGTGACGTTCAGCAGTTTCTTCTGTTAAAAAGGTGTCGAAGGGAAAATGGTGCAGTTTCTGTTGTTGCCTCGGACACAATCTTCATAGATCTTAGATTTTGTGTTGATTCACTGATGATAAAGCTGCACCGTTTGAGAAGAGACTCCGGTTCACTTAAACCAGTGGCAAAGTTGAACATGCAATTTGCATGCTCTGCTTCATTGATAGATGAGAAACTTCAAAGCTTGGActtgaatttttcttctttagcATTATCTTCAATGCTTAACTCAGTCATGTTAGCAAGATGCACCTGCAACTCAACCTTAACGGTTCTGGCTATTTGTCTCTCAAAGTCCGACTGTGgggaaaatgaaatttgtatTTCTCTTCCTTCTCTTGATTTTTGGCTGCATTTTTCTAACTGGTTTGAAATTGTTGACCTTTGTAATTCGTTTCCTCAAAAAATCGAAAAAGTTGCACATTCAAATGTATCATCTAGATCTTCAGCTACGGCCAAAGTGGACCCAATTGAAAATTGGGCAACAACTGCTTCTCAAAGTGCTTCTCCAAATTCAAGGAGGCCTACTGGTTATTCGGTGGAGAACATGAGGCAGGATGACAATTTCCTTATTGTGAGGTCAGACAACCTAGgcatttcaattcattttccTGTCTGGGCCAGTGAAGCAGCAGCCAGAGAAAATGGTGTGGCTGAAATTCAAGAGGAAAAGCCCCAAAAGGATTCGTCTAGCACAGATGTAGGCAAGCACAGTAAATATATTAAGATTACAGCACATAGCAAAAATAGTGAACTACTTGTTGGCAGAAATGTCAAATTGAAGGTTTTTCTGGAAAAGACAAGTGGCGCACTGGGGACATACGAGGAGACAAGTGTCAATTCTTGGCCTTTGTTCCAGATCTTTCAAGCTAGTTTGGAAGCTGAAATTTGTAGAAATCAGACAGCACTTGTGGATGCTAATGTCTACGTACAGTGTGATAGATTAGATGCATGGCTTTCTCATCAAATTCTATACTTTTGGCATGGAGTGGTGTTTGACTTTCCAACAGCTGGGTCTTCACAACTTTCACTTCCTACCATATGTTTTAAAGTCCAGCTGAGGAAGTTTTCTCTCCTTTTATCTGATGGAAGG TGGAGCTGTAGTGGACATCTCTTGGAATTTCTTTTGCGGAACATCGTACTACATACTAGTGTGACGAAAAGCAGCATGGAATTCTCTGTTGCCAGTGAACTTCAAGTGAAATACAGTAACATACGAAAG GTCTCATGGGAGCCTTTTGTTGAACCTTGGAAGTTTCAGATAACCATGACCAGAAAACATGAGATGACTGCTCTTCTAAATAGTTCCTTTGTTACAGATATTGACCTCATAGCAACAACGCAGCTTAACCTAAACTTCACAGAGTCCCTTGTTGAg TGTATTTCCCGGACTATGGAGATGATCAACGATGCTTGGGGATTGATTGGACCAGATGACCATCCTCAAATTCAATTATCTTCAAGGCCTTTGATTACTGGAACTGTACCTGGAGGAAGATATACTCCCTATattcttcaaaatttgactTCTTTGCCTCTAATTTACAATGTTTATCGAGGGTTAATTGGTTCTGATGAATTTGATGTCTTAGACAAGAAAGATGGAAAATTAGTGCAGCCAGGCGACTCTGTTCCAATTTATCTTCATGAAACTCCTGATGAACAACTTTATCGTTATAGGCCTACATATTCATCTGACAGGCTTAGTGACAAGCAATTGAATTCAGTGTCTCATCATTTTATGACTGTACAACTTGATGGTACTTCTGTGCCTTCTGTTCCTATTTCAATGGATCTTGTGGGACTTTCATACTTTGAGGTTGATttctccaaggcttcaaaaactgaagaatttgaaagaaCCGGGGATACttcaaaatacaagatgaaCAATGGAGAGACTGCTACTTCCAACCTGAGTAGTGGTTTTGTTGTCCCTGTTGTCTTTGATGTTTCAGTTCAGCGCTATAGCAAGTTAATACGTTTGTACTCGACA GTTATACTTTCAAATGCAACTTCAACACCTTTAGAACTACGGTTCGATATTCCATTTGGCATATCCCCAAAg atCCTAGACCCAATATATCCTGGTCAGGAGTTTCCACTACCTCTACATCTGGCTGAAGGCGGTCGCATGAGGTGGCGTCCTATGGGAAGATCTTGTCTGTGGAGTGAAGCACATAATGTGTCTGATATTCTTTCACAAGAGAGCAAGATTGGATATCCTAGatcttttgtttgttatccATCTCATCCAAGCAGTGATCCATTTCGTTGTTGCATATCggttcaaaatattcttttaactTCATCTGGTAGCTCAAAAAAAGTTTCATCTCTTCATGTTGATAATTCTTTGAAACAATCAGCTGAAAGTTGTGGTCAACTGTTGCATGATTTTAATTACTCAAAGAAGCGATTCATTCATCAAGTGACCTTGAATACACCATTTGTGGTCAACAACTACCTTCCTGAGGCAGTGTCATTGACTATTGAAACTGGTGGGATTACTCGCACTGCATTGCTTTCACAG gcACAAACCTCATTTCATGATATTGATCCTTCACATGACCTAGGACTGGAATTCAATATGTATGGATTCAGAACATCAACTTTGAAGTTTCCACGGGCAGAAACATTTAGTACTATGGCTAAATTCAGTGGAACTAAGTTTTCTCTGTCTGAAACCTTGACCTTGGATCCTGAATTATTCAGTG ACACACTACATGTAATTGTAGAAAAGACTATGGACGTGTTCTCTGGTGCTCGAGaactctttatttttgttccaTTTCTGTTATACAACTGCACTGGCTTTCCGCTTATTGTTTCACACTCAACTGGTGAAAAGAGAGGAAGTGGCTGCACTATTCCATGCTGTTATGATATGCTTGAACAAGAATTACTAAAAGGTGAAAGAGATGGTCTAAGCCTTTTGTCACCAGATCAGGATACCCATGCTAGAGCTCCACAAATTGATGATCATAGAAGTTCTTTGTTGAAAAATCACATTGTTTCAACTAGAAAAAATGTAAATCCACATCTGGGGAAATTTCTAAACAAGCCTTTGGTTTCTTCTGGTTCGTCTGAACTCTTCCATGAGCAATCAGATGGGCGTGGTTTAGAAGGTCAAAAAGATTTATGTGGTGCAAAGAAGCGTTCGTGTTCATCAAGTCAATCTGATTTAAAGGAAATTGACTTTACTAGTAATGGGTATGGAAGGGTTCAGGCTTGCATGTATTCTCCACTTCCAATTTCTGCTGCAAGTGAAATAATGGTTCGTGTAAGTAGGTGCTTTACTGGATGTGTTACCCAAAACATGCCTAATTATTCATGTTCAGCACCATTCCCTCTTGTTCCACGAAGTGGTTCAACAAGTGTTGTTGTTCCCAAATCATTATCAAATGCTGCATTTATAATTTCTGTGACAGCTAGTGCTCTAGCTGGACCATTTGCTGGGAGGACACGAGCTATTACTTTTCAACCCAG ATATGTAATTAGTAATGCATGCAGCAAGGACTTGTGCTATAAACAGAAGGGTACCGATTTCATCTTTCATTTGGGTGTTGGACAGCACTCTCATCTTCACTGGACTGATACAACAAGGTATCTGGACTTCTGTCATTT GGAGTTACTGGTTTCAATTCGCTTTAATGAACCTGGATGGCAATGGTCGGGCAGCTTTTTGCCAGATCATCTAGGTGATACTCAATTAAAATTGCGGAATTATGTTTCTGGTCGGCTGAGTATGATAAGGGTGGAGGTGCAGAATGCTGATGTTTCCATTAGAGATGAAAAGATTGTTGGAAGCCTTAATGGAAATTCAGGGACAAACTTGATTCTCTTATCAGATGATGATACTGGGTATATGCCTTACAGAATTGATAATTTCTCAAAGGAG AGGTTACGGGTCTACCAGCAAAAGTGTGAAACTTTTGATACTATTATTCATCCTTACACTTCTTGCCCATATGCGTGGGATGAACCCTGCTACCCACATCGTCTGACAATCGAG GTACCTGGAGAGCGTGTTGTGGGGTCGTAtgttcttgatgatttaaaagAGTATGTACCTGTTCACTTACAGTCAACAGCCGAG AAGCCTGAAAGAACATTGCTTTTATCGAACAGTGCTGAGGGAGCAACTAAG GTGCTAAGTATTGTTGATTCAAGTTACCATATTTTGAAAGATATTAAAAGTCAGGCCAACCTTCGTGGCCAAGAACAAAGAAAGCAAGAGCAGAAACAGGAGAAGCTTGTTAATTATAGAGAGagattttcatttaatattccGTGTATTGGTGTCTCCATGATAAATTCATACCCACAG GAGTTACTTTTTGCTTGTGCAAAGAACATAACTTTTGACCTGCTACAAAGTGTGGATCAACAAAaactttcatttcaaatcTCTTATCTACAAATAGATAACCAGTTGCACAGAACCCCTTATCCAGTTATTTTGTCCTTCAATCATGAAACTAGAAACAACCCAGCTGGCCACAGAACTAAGGATGATGGTAAAAAATCGAAAAGTGAAATGTTGCATCTTACTTCTGATATTTCTTGTGAACCTGTATTCTACCTTTCTCTTGTGAAGTGGAGGAAGAAAGATGTCGCATTGGTGTCATTTGAACATATAAGTTTGAG AGTAGCTGATTTTTGCCTTGAACTTGAACAAGAAGTGATCTTAACCATGCTTGAGTTCATTAAAACTGTCTCTCCAACGTTTCAGAAGACAGTCTTGCCGTTACCGGATTCCACACTGCATCCTGTTGTATATGATTTAGGTTCTGCAAAGGAGTCCTCTATACgtgatttaaattttgagatcATGCAAGCAAGACGAGACTTTCTTCCTGGAATGAATGATCCTGCATCTAATAGAAGTCAGAGAAGCAGTTCATTTCTACCTTCTGTTGTTCCAATTGGTGCTCCTTGGCAGCAAATCTACCTTTTGGCCagaagacaaaagaaaatctatGTTGAATTGTTAGATTTATCTCCTATCAAGTTCACTTTAAG CTTTTCTAGTGCTCCTTGGATGCTAAGAAATGGATTTCCAACATCTGGAGAATCACTCATCCAT AGAGGTCTTATGGCTCTTGCTGATGTTGAGGGTGCCCGGATTCATCTCAAACAATTGACAATCGCACATCAAATGGCTAGTTGGGAATCAATTCAGGAAATCCTCAAGAGACACTACACTCGGCAATTTCTACATGAGATGTACAAG GTGTTTGGGTCTGCTGGTGTTATAGGTAATCCCATGGGATTTGCAAGGAGTTTGGGGCTTGGCATAAGAGATTTCTTATCAGTTCCTGCCAGAAGCATGTTGCAG AGCCCTACAGGACTTATTTCGGGCATGGCACTGGGGACTACAAGTCTTGTAAGCAATACAGTTTATGCATTAAGCGACGCTGCCACTCAATTCAGTAATGCTGCTCATAAG GGCATTGTTGCTTTTACATTCGATGACCAGTCTGTTGCAAGAATGGAAAAGCAGCAGAAGGGAGTAGCTTCACACAGCAAAGGTGTAATAAATGAAGTCTTAGAG GGACTAACTGGTCTCCTTCAATCACCCATTAAAGAAGCTGAGAAACATGGTCTTCCTGGTCTCCTCTCAG GAATAGCATTTGGAGTCACAGGACTTGTGGCAAGACCAGCAGCTAGTATTCTTGAGGTTACTGGGAAAACTGCTCAAAGTATTAGAAATAGAAGTAGGCTTCATCGCACAAGATCACAGCGGTATAGGGTCCGTCTTCCCAGGCCTCTGAGTAGAGAACTTCCCCTCGCGCCTTACTCTTGGGAAGAAGCCATTGGAACAACAGTACTTATGGAGGTTGATGATGGCTTGAAGTACAAGGATGAAATGCCAGAAATGTGCAAAGCACTTAAGCAAGCTGGTAAATTTGCAGTCATCACAGAGAGACTCTTATTAATAGTTAGCTGTTCTAGTTTGGTGGACCTCGGGAAGCCTGAGTTTCAAGGTGTGGCTGCCGATCCAGATTGGGTGGTTGAATCAGAAATCAGTTTGGACAGCATAATCCATGCTGATACTGATGAAGGGACCGTACACATAGTTGGAAGTAGTTCTGATGGTTTATCGAGACAGAACCAGCACCAGTCTAAGAGAGGTAGTGGAACAAGGACGAAATGGTGGAATAACCCTTCAACTCCACTCCCACTTTTTCAAACCAACTTGGAATTGACATCTGAGGAGGATGCAAAGGAATTGGTGCATGTATTGTTGGATACAATTGAGCGAGGGAAAGGGCGAGGCTGGGGCAGTGGATATCTTTTGCATCAAATTAGTATCAGGTAG